The following coding sequences lie in one Zingiber officinale cultivar Zhangliang chromosome 2B, Zo_v1.1, whole genome shotgun sequence genomic window:
- the LOC122048286 gene encoding flap endonuclease 1-A-like: MAPKPLDYELLNENVKKVAYAVKGELYLRASELQKEGKKVVALCQAPFLLDDPNVGLLFPADSVSQAKLLCNLFPLVNGDLEKKCILHSDKNLNFLSSNQVHIVILEDFLELGKNLQSHLQGMFNRTIRLLEAGIEPVYVFDGQPPELKKQELAKRYLKRKDATNDLNTTIETGDLEGIEKYSKRTVKVTKQHNEDCKRLLRLMGVPTIEAPCEAEAQCAALCKSDKVFAVASENMDTLTFRVPRFLHHLMDPSSKKISVMEFDVSKVLEELRLTMDQFIDLCTLSGCDYCDNIKAD, translated from the exons ATGGCGCCGAAGCCGTTAGACTACGAGTTGCTGAATGAGAATGTGAAGAAAGTTGCATATGCTGTCAAAGGGGAGCTTTACCTGCGGGCTTCGGAGTTGCAGAAGGAGGGGAAGAAG GTGGTAGCATTGTGCCAAGCTCCATTTCTATTGGATGACCCTAATGTCGGGCTTTTATTCCCAGCAGAT TCTGTTTCTCAAGCTAAACTGCTTTGCAACTTGTTTCCTCTTGTTAACGGTGATCTGGAAAAGAAATGTATTCT TCATTCTGATAAGAATCTCAACTTTCTTTCGAGCAATCAGGTGCATATAGTGATTCTCGAGGACTTCCTGGAATTAGGAAAGAATTTGCAGA GTCATTTGCAAGGGATGTTCAATCGAACTATCAGATTATTAGAAGCAGGTATCGAGCCAGT ATATGTATTTGACGGTCAACCTCCAGAGTTGAAGAAACAAGAACTTGCCAAAAG ataTTTAAAGAGGAAAGATGCAACTAACGATCTGAACACAACAATTGAG ACTGGTGATTTGGAGGGAATTGAAAAGTACAGCAAAAGGACTGTCAAG GTAACCAAGCAACATAATGAAGATTGTAAACGTCTCTTAAGACTAATGGGTGTGCCTACTATTGAG GCACCCTGTGAAGCAGAAGCTCAATGCGCAGCTCTTTGCAAAAGTGACAAG GTGTTTGCGGTTGCCTCAGAAAACATGGATACTTTAACTTTTAGGGTACCaaggtttctccatcatttaatGGATCCTAGTTCCAAAAAAATCTCTGTGATGGAATTTGACGTTTCAAAG GTTCTTGAAGAGCTAAGACTCACTATGGATCAGTTCATTGATTTGTGTACTCTCTCTGGATGTGATTATTGTGATAACATTAAAG CTGATTGA